The genome window tacctggtttgtagaataataaaatacagcagcaaatacagtagaaacagcagcaactcaagtgttaagacaacccagaaaactccacaaagatgcttgaaactggtagctatcaacttcacaaattgcctaagggatctttctatttttctcaaaATTTTTGCACTCAAATAATACTCACAAAGCTCTGAAATTTCTTCTTGCTCtatgtattaagctgctgatttttctcaaagatatgtctttaagcaactctccaagatgtgtGTGCCCCTTTTTATAGGAGAAGAGCAGCCctttaaataggcaaataaagtcagatttttttggacaaattttggttcaccaaaagtctgactttgtgtgctaaacactgttcaaaagcTGTCAAAAAGTATTGTATTTATCACCACACAATGACTTTTGAGTTTTGTACTCCAAAATCTTTGCACAGTAAAAACAACCAAACTTGTACTATTCCTTCTTTAATTTCGACTTTTATCAACACAAAATTCAaatactcaaatccaataaaaataaattcattaagaacttgaaacttttatCATAAACTATCATGACTAAGCGAATAGCTATTTCAAAACTAatgaataactaattatcagtgattaataactatgaacgactaagctaacatagattaaatataactaataataaaaatataaataatataataataataataataaaaataaataaataaataaataatcataaattatgctagacataaactaaatacaatacaattaaaaaaaatagacaaAGGAAATGAGAATAGGGGTATACCAAATGAGGGTATTCGGGGTGGTCGTCGGAATTTGGCCGGATTTTTAGTTGCTAGATTTTCAGGATGGAATTCACATCAATAGGTAGGTCTTGATGAGCTCTATCCGTTGATGTAGATATTGTGGGGTGGTAGTGGCCGGAAGTTCAAGGTTTTGGGCAAAAAAATGGAggctaaagtttcctagatctaaaattcaaggagtttgaggggtttttgaaggatttggtttggagatatggaaagagggggttgtggagattacatggtgtgaatttggaggtgtttggaggttggCCGCCGCCGATGGGCGATTTTCGACGGCGGTGGCGGCGACGGAGAGAAGGGAGAGAggagagaaagagttatgggggaaatgagagaatttttcagatttttgaggctttaaatacctattgagagatcaaatatggaccattagatcaaggtgtgagatttgatcttgggccacttaatgaaacgacgtagttttgaggcaaaactacgtcgtttcagaccctttcaagggcagcccctttatcttgcacttttggtcactttctctttcaaatttggcccaatttcttccttaatcctacttattaaactaaatttacacaaataaataaattaattaagtaacttattcaaatgatcaattaactagattaattcaccaattaaaatagttagttaattcctaaaatacacaaataaagaaagaactattttttggtatttttatgataggcaatatgcaatcaaagacacaaaaattgggaaaaataattaaagtaataaAACACTAAttactttaggaggtgttaaaatagtgcaaaaattaggtattcacaagGTTTAAACTCTAGGACGCCGTGTCCTGAAGTTTGAGCTAAATTGACTTTTTTAAATACATTGTAAACtgtggatatattttaaatagcatgCTTAAAAGTGACTACGTGGTGTCATTTCCACAACTTTAAAATGCTTCTAAAAGTAGGCTATTTATTCAATATGGGTCCTAAAAAGGCTATTTGTGCACTTGGGCCAGAAAATAGCAACTGAATGGAGTTAAAATTTGGACCCTTATAACGACGAATGATTTTGGCCCGCCAATTTCAAATGTCGCCGGAGTACAAACTCTCCGCCGTCAACACTTTGCTTCTCTCCGCCTGAACACACCTCCACAATCGTCGTTTCTCCACAGAAATCAAGCTGTAAGTTCCCCTTTTTCACTCCTGCTCTTTCTCTCTCCTCCTCCTCACTGTTTCTCACGAGACAAAAACCCTAATCCCTATTTCCCATAAGATAATTCGAATTGGGAATTGAGATTCAGCACTTTGTACTCCTTCCACACAACGAAGGCATCTTTAGTAATGAAATTCATCTTTTAACACCCTCTTTACTATTAGTCGTGATATTTTCTTTTACCTTGCCGAGATTGCTCAAGACTGAACTAAATGATATGTTGATACCAAATTACCGACATAGCTGAACTTTATGGACCTATAATTAGGTTGAATTCACTGTAATGTGGAATTAGAAAATACCAATATCACCTCCATTTTTAAAAATCATGATATCTGAAGCCATAATACGCTAAAAGATCCATTTGTATTCGAATTGGGTCCACCATTTAGAGCTtccaaaaaaaaggaaagaaaatggaGAACCCAAATTCACAGGGTTCGATCTCAAAGAGACCTGTCAGAAAGAGGGTAGCGTCAAGGAATTATAATGAGAATTTGATGGATGAGTTGATAGAGGAGCATTTGGGTGGTTCTGTGAGGAAGAGGAATAGAACAAAGAAAGATCTGGAGAAAGAAACTGAAACAGAGGCAATGATTGCTCTTTCTTTGGGCTTCCCCATCGATGACCTtcttgaagaagaaagaaaggctGGAGTCGTAATTGAACTGGACGGAAAAGAGCAAAATGATTACATTGTTGTGAGAAACCATATTCTTGCAAAATGGAGGGAGAATGTGCATATTTGGCTGTCCAAAGGAAAGATAAGGGAAACAGTAAGTGCGGAGTATGAGCATTTGGTGGCCGTAGCATATGACTTTCTTTTGCATAACGGGTATATAAATTTTGGGGTTTCACCATCAATTGTATCTCTTATTCCCGAGGAACCTAGTGAAGGGTCTGTAATTATTGTTGGTGCTGGACTTGCCGGTTTAGCTGCAGCAAGGCAACTGATGTCATTTGGATTCAAGGTGGTTATCCTTGAAGGTAGGAACCGACCTGGAGGAAGAGTTTATACTCAGAAAATGGGACGGAAGGGCAAGTTTGCTGCTGTGGATCTTGGTGGCAGTGTCATAACTGGTATCCATGCGAATCCTTTGGGAGTTTTGGCTAGACAACTTTCCATTCCGCTTCACAAAGTTAGAGATAAGTGTCCTTTATACAAGCCTGATGGAGCTCCTGTTGATGCAGAAATTGATTCCAGAATTGAACTCATTTTCAATAAGCTACTAGACAAAGTTACCGAGCTAAGAAAAATAGTAAGTGGATTGGCTAGTGATATCTCGTTGGGCTCCGTTTTGGAGATGCTTAGACAACTATATGCTGTGGCTAAAACTACAGAGGAGAGGCAACTTCTGGATTGGCATTTTGCAAACTTGGAATATGCAAATGCCGGATGCCTCTCGAAACTCTCTGCTGCCTATTGGGATCAGGATGATCCTTATGAAATGGGTGGTGATCATTGTTTTCTTGCCGGTGGAAATTGGGGTGTAATCAGAGCACTGTGTAAAGGAGTACCTATATTTTATGGCAAGACTGTTCAGACAATAAAGTATGGACATGAAGGAGTTGAAGTCGTTTCTGGGGACCAAGTTTTCCAGGCAGACATGGTCCTCTGTACTGTTCCTCTTGGGGTACTCAAAAGAAGAACAATTAGATTTGAACCAGAGTTACCTGAGAAGAAGCTTGAAGCTATTGATAGGCTAGGATTTGGGTTGCTGAATAAGGTTGCCatggtattccctcatgtttttTGGGGGGAAGACTTGGATACCTTTGGTTGCCTCAACCTCTATAGCCATAGACGAGGAGAGTTCTTCTTATTTTACAGTTACCATACTGTTTCTGGGGGTCCAGTACTTATTGCACTTGTTGCTGGTGATGCTGCTCAACTTTTTGAATCCACAGAGCCGACCACTATAATTAATCGAGTTATGAGCATTCTCAAAGGTAtgatccatctttatttttatatttttatatcgGTGGTGTCCGGATCAACCACCTTGACTAATCCACCAGACAGCCTATCCAACTCACAAGCAGCAGGTTTCCCAGGTAATCctgctaaaaaaaaaaaatcctgcTCACTTAGGCTGGAGCAGATGACTCAACCACTTGGCGATCTCCTTGGGACGTATTGTCCATCTTTGTGCAGGATAGATagatttaattttcttttttatttttttgttctttGAGGAAGAACATGAAATCTGGTTTCATTTTCATCTGGCTGTGTTGACAGGCATCTATGAGCCAAAAGGCATAAGCGTGCCTGATCCTATACAATCCATATGTACAAGGTGGGGAAATGATCCCTTTTCATTTGGCTCATATTCACATGTTCGTGTTCAGTCTTCTGGCAGTGATTACGACGTACTCGCAGAAAATCTTGGAGGTCGGCTGTTTTTTGCTGGAGAGGCTACGATTCGACAACATCCAGCCACCATGCATGGCGCCTATTTGAGTGGCTTAAGAGAAGCTTCTCGCATTTCCCAGTCCATGAAAGTGAGGCAAAACAATCCAAGGAAAACTGTACCAAAGAATGTCGGACCAGGCAATGATGTACTGGAAGAGTTGTTCAAGAGGCCAGATCTTGCATTTGGGGACTTCTTGTTTGTATTTGATCCCTTGACTTATGATTCTAAATCGTTAGGACTCATGAGAGTTACTTTTGCAAACTCCAACGATGAACTTAATGCAGAATTGTCTTGTGGCAAGGAGGCAGATAATATGCCTCAGCATCTATTAAATCAACCATTGCAGCTTTATACAGTTGTGTCTCGTGAGCAGGCGCTTGAGTTGCAGTTGGTGAAGGGTGGAAATGATTGTAAATTGTCATATTTGTTTAAAGGTCTTGGCTTGAAGTTACTGGGAGCTAATGCATTAGGAATTCTAGGCAACTCTTTAGCTGCTAACATTTCTAATTCTCGAAAAGGCAGAGGCCGGAATCGAAGTTATGGTGCCCAACAGAATGCAAGCTACACTAATATTCAGCTATCTTGAGTAATGCTGAATGTATCTTCAAATTTGTGGAATGCAGTAGAGATGGCACTCATTTACATCTTACATTGACTGACCAGGACAAATATTAGTATGTTAGTTAGAGTCATAGCATGCATTCATGTTGCGCGCTGGTACATCTTGTGCAACCGGCGATGTAGTATGTGCTCCAAGACCTCATTCAGATACTGTTTTAGCTGTGAAGTTGAGTAAGCCATGGTGAAAAAGGATTGAGGAATCGGCACATTTGCATCTGGCTTGAGAGTTTCAAGCCTTCCTGTTCTGTATCTGTTGGTTTTGTTGTGGATATTCTTTTGTATGTTTGTCCTTAGTACTCCTGGAAAAAGCAAAGAGTAGACTAAAAGTTTTTTTAGTCCCTTTTGTAGGCGAACTTGTATAACTTTTGGAAGAAAAGAAACAAGTAGGATGGGGTTAGACTTGTTGTAAACTTGTACCAGTAAAGAGctgaaaatgaaaaagaaatcaGTCGAATGCATGTCAGCTGTGTGTCAATTTATTTGTTTCTTGTTTAACTTTGTTTTACACAGATTATCAGCTCCTAGATGTCTCTTGTTACATATACTGCAGTTTATTAGCTATTTAAGCTAGTTAtcagctctctctctctctctctctctctctctctctctctctctctctctctctctctctctctctctctctctctctctctctcttgcaaAATAAGCTAATTTTGCAAGTTGTACTCAAAACTATAAAACAACTGATAAAAAATACCGCTTGTCCGTCTAAG of Nicotiana tomentosiformis chromosome 7, ASM39032v3, whole genome shotgun sequence contains these proteins:
- the LOC104107329 gene encoding lysine-specific histone demethylase 1 homolog 2, with translation MENPNSQGSISKRPVRKRVASRNYNENLMDELIEEHLGGSVRKRNRTKKDLEKETETEAMIALSLGFPIDDLLEEERKAGVVIELDGKEQNDYIVVRNHILAKWRENVHIWLSKGKIRETVSAEYEHLVAVAYDFLLHNGYINFGVSPSIVSLIPEEPSEGSVIIVGAGLAGLAAARQLMSFGFKVVILEGRNRPGGRVYTQKMGRKGKFAAVDLGGSVITGIHANPLGVLARQLSIPLHKVRDKCPLYKPDGAPVDAEIDSRIELIFNKLLDKVTELRKIVSGLASDISLGSVLEMLRQLYAVAKTTEERQLLDWHFANLEYANAGCLSKLSAAYWDQDDPYEMGGDHCFLAGGNWGVIRALCKGVPIFYGKTVQTIKYGHEGVEVVSGDQVFQADMVLCTVPLGVLKRRTIRFEPELPEKKLEAIDRLGFGLLNKVAMVFPHVFWGEDLDTFGCLNLYSHRRGEFFLFYSYHTVSGGPVLIALVAGDAAQLFESTEPTTIINRVMSILKGIYEPKGISVPDPIQSICTRWGNDPFSFGSYSHVRVQSSGSDYDVLAENLGGRLFFAGEATIRQHPATMHGAYLSGLREASRISQSMKVRQNNPRKTVPKNVGPGNDVLEELFKRPDLAFGDFLFVFDPLTYDSKSLGLMRVTFANSNDELNAELSCGKEADNMPQHLLNQPLQLYTVVSREQALELQLVKGGNDCKLSYLFKGLGLKLLGANALGILGNSLAANISNSRKGRGRNRSYGAQQNASYTNIQLS